From Stenotrophomonas sp. SAU14A_NAIMI4_8:
GCATGGCCAGTTCGCGCAGCGCGGTCAGGTTGGCCGGTGAAAAGAACGCCTGCAGGGCCTGCGCGGCCTGCTCGGGAACGTACACCTTGCCCTGCTGCAGGCGCGCGATCAGTTCGCGCGGCGGCAGGTCCACCAGCACGATGTCGTGCAGGCGGTCCAGCACCACGTCGGGCACGGTCTCGCTCACCCGCACGCCGGTGATCCGCATCACCACATCGTTCAGGCTTTCCAGGTGCTGGATGTTCACCGTGGTCCAGACGTCGATGCCGGCATCCAGCAGTTCCATCACATCCTGCCAGCGCCGTTCGTGGCGGCTGCCGGGCACGTTGCGGTGGGCCAGTTCATCCACCAGCGCCAGCGCCGGCCGGCGTGCCAGCAGCGCATCCAGGTCCATCTCGTGCAAGGCGTGGCCGCGGTAGTCCACGTCCTTCAGCGGCAGCTGCGGCAGGCCGTCCAGCAGGGCCTGGGTTTCGGCGCGGCCGTGGGTTTCCACCAGCCCCACCACCAGGTCCACGCCACGGCGGCGCTGTTCCTGTGCACGGGCCAGCATGGCGTAGGTCTTGCCCACGCCCGGCGCTGCGCCGAGGAAAACGGTCAGCTTCCCGCCGGCTTCGCGCTGCAGGCCGTGCACCAGCGCATCGGCCTGGCGGGTACGCGCATCAGGGGTTCGGGCCGCTGTCATGGTCACCGGTGGGCGCGGGGCCGCTGGGGCCGCTGGGGCCGCCACGCGCTTCAGCCTGCGGGCGCCAGCCCTTTCAGTTCACGGTAGCGCTGCAGGGTGGTTTCGATCTCGGCCTTCAGTGCCACCTGCTGCTGCTCGAAACTGGCCTGCAGGCGCTGCTGCGAGCGCAGCTGCGCATGCCGCTGGCGGATCAGGTCGGCCTGTTTGTCAGCCACCGCGGCGCCGGCCAGTTCGCGATCACCGGCCGCGCCCAACAGCGCCACCAGCGAATCACGCAGGCTGGCCACGTTGTAGCGGGCGGTCTTCAGGTTGTTGTCCAGCACTTCCTGGCGTTCGCTGAACACGCGCCGCAGCGCGTCTTCGTCGGAATAGGTCACCAGCATGGCCTGCTCGGTGCGTTGGCGGGTCAGCTCGGCCATCTTGTCCAGCTGGGTCTGCGCCGCCGCCGTGGAAGCGGCGGCACGTTCCTCATCGTTCAACGCGCGCTCGACCTGGGCATTGCGCAGGCCGCTGTTCACGTTGAATTCCTCGCGCGCGTTGTTCACCGCGTCGGCCGGCAGCGCATCGCTGCAGATCCGTTCCTTGCCCTGGTTCCAGCAGTACAGCTTCTTTTCCGCCTTGCCGCTGGACTGCGCCAGGGCGGTGGCCGGAACCGCCAGCAGCAGGCTGGCGGCAACAATGGCAGGAACTCGGAACATGCGACCTTCCCCTGGGTCAGCGTGCGGAGCGGACGCCGTACTGGGCCCGATAGGCTTCCAGCGGCTGCCGGTAGCCCACAAGTTCCGGGTTTCCGGAGGCGAAATCAAGCAGATCGGCCAGGGTGGCCACGGCGATCACCGGAATGCCGGCTTCTTCGGCCACGGCCTGTGCGGCCGAACGGTGGTCGCTTTCCGAGGCGATCTCCTGGCGGTCCAGGGCCACCACGATGCCGGCCGGGGTGCCACCGGCGGCGCGGATGATGGCCATGGCTTCGCGGATCGCGGTGCCGGCGGTAATCACATCGTCCACGATCAGCACGCGCTTGCCGGTCAGGTCGGCGCCGATCAGCTGGCCGCCTTCACCGTGGTCCTTCACTTCCTTGCGGTTGAACGACAGCGGCAGGTCGCGGCCGCGCTGGGCCAGTTCGCAGGCCATCGCGGTGGCCAGCGGAATGCCCTTGTAGGCCGGGCCGAAGACCACGTCGTACTTGATCCCGCTGGCGTCGATGGCATCGGCGTAGCAGGCGCCCAGCTGGGCCAGCAGCGAACCGGAATCGAACCGGCCGGCATTGAAGAAATAGGGGCTCAGGCGGCCGGACTTCAGGGTGAACTGGCCGAAGCGCAGGGCGTCGGCGGTCAGGGCCAGCTGCAGGAAACGGTGGCGATGGTCGCTCATCAAAACTCTGTTCATCATCATTTGGAGCATAAATCCTAATCCAGCTGGGCCCTTCGCGCTCGTCCGGCCCGCCGTGAAGGCCCGCCCGGGGGGCGCCGGCGGACTGCGCAGCCCCATGGCCAACCGGTATGCTTGCCCGGTTTCCCGCCGTAGGTTCTTCTGCATGCGCATCATCAGCTTCAACGCCAATGGCATCCGCTCGGCCGCCACCAAGGGCTTCCTCGACTGGTTCCGTGCCCAGGACGCCGACGTTCTGTGCATCCAGGAAACCAAGGCGCAGGAAGACCAGCTGACCGACCCGATGTTCCGCCCCGATGGCCACCACTGCTTCTACCGCGATGCCATCACCAAGAAGGGCTACAGCGGCGTGGCCATCTACAGCAAGCGCGAGCCCGACCAGGTCATCACCTCGCTGGGCTGGGCTCCGTTCGACGATGAAGGCCGCTACATCGAGGCGCGCTTCGGCAATCTCAGCGTGGTCTCCTTCTATATTCCCTCCGGCAGCTCGGGCGACCTGCGCCAGGGCTTCAAGTTCGAAGTGATGGAGTGGCTGCGGCCGATCCTGGAAGAGTGGGCGCGCAGTGGCCGCGACTACGTGTTGTGTGGCGACTGGAACATCGTCCGTTCGGCGCTGGACATCAAGAACTGGAAATCCAACCAGAAGAATTCCGGCTGCCTGCCCGAGGAGCGCGACTGGCTGAATGCCCTGTGCGCCGACCATGGTCAGGCCACCGATGTCGCTTCCGGCCGCGGCTGGGCCGACGCCTACCGCCTGCTCAACCCCACCGGCGAGGATTACACCTGGTGGAGCAACCGCGGCGCGGCCCGCGCCAACAACGTCGGTTGGCGCATCGATTACCAGTTCATCACCCCGGGCCTGCGTGACCGCCTGCGCAGCTGCTCGATCTACCGCGACGAGCGCTTCTCCGACCACGCCCCGTTCACCGTGGACTACGACCTGTGACCGAGGCCGCTGCGGCGCCCAGCT
This genomic window contains:
- the pyrE gene encoding orotate phosphoribosyltransferase: MSDHRHRFLQLALTADALRFGQFTLKSGRLSPYFFNAGRFDSGSLLAQLGACYADAIDASGIKYDVVFGPAYKGIPLATAMACELAQRGRDLPLSFNRKEVKDHGEGGQLIGADLTGKRVLIVDDVITAGTAIREAMAIIRAAGGTPAGIVVALDRQEIASESDHRSAAQAVAEEAGIPVIAVATLADLLDFASGNPELVGYRQPLEAYRAQYGVRSAR
- a CDS encoding exodeoxyribonuclease III, with translation MRIISFNANGIRSAATKGFLDWFRAQDADVLCIQETKAQEDQLTDPMFRPDGHHCFYRDAITKKGYSGVAIYSKREPDQVITSLGWAPFDDEGRYIEARFGNLSVVSFYIPSGSSGDLRQGFKFEVMEWLRPILEEWARSGRDYVLCGDWNIVRSALDIKNWKSNQKNSGCLPEERDWLNALCADHGQATDVASGRGWADAYRLLNPTGEDYTWWSNRGAARANNVGWRIDYQFITPGLRDRLRSCSIYRDERFSDHAPFTVDYDL